A window from Cryobacterium sp. SO1 encodes these proteins:
- a CDS encoding three-helix bundle dimerization domain-containing protein gives MTTDIDDEETIRQVVDRLEKKFPDLPRIQIEDVTRSEFAALADRPVRDFLTILTERAAKKRLRKAE, from the coding sequence GTGACCACGGACATAGATGATGAAGAGACCATCCGCCAAGTCGTCGACCGGCTCGAGAAGAAGTTCCCCGATCTCCCCCGAATTCAGATCGAGGACGTTACTCGATCCGAATTCGCGGCCCTCGCCGACCGACCTGTGAGGGACTTCCTCACCATACTCACTGAGCGCGCGGCAAAGAAGCGACTTCGGAAGGCCGAGTAG
- a CDS encoding ANTAR domain-containing protein produces MSIESHQQFKLSTSWYNPEVHQATGVIIAQTHTDPDDALRRLVGYAEATGLLVDAVAADVIACRITFI; encoded by the coding sequence GTGTCCATCGAAAGCCATCAACAGTTCAAGCTATCCACCAGCTGGTACAACCCAGAGGTGCACCAAGCCACCGGTGTGATCATCGCTCAGACCCACACGGACCCAGACGATGCGCTGCGACGCCTGGTGGGGTATGCGGAAGCCACAGGACTACTCGTGGATGCCGTGGCCGCGGACGTTATCGCTTGCCGGATTACCTTCATCTAA